One Sulfolobus sp. S-194 DNA segment encodes these proteins:
- a CDS encoding carbonic anhydrase: protein MVKVIISCMDYRLTEEIQKRADNNTLIFRNAGANVKEFINRLKEIKPDEIIYLPHTDCAAMKLVFNVIKNNDKVNEEAENKLVEQFRKVKFETLEELERINVSINEEMLKQITNNIKTELIDVSKLKWPNKITKVYFYLPNMRAKEVGAYILQSSSLSDVSADIYIAKEKLGFKEIYDCSTGNCKQI from the coding sequence ATGGTAAAAGTAATAATTTCTTGTATGGATTATAGATTAACTGAAGAAATACAAAAAAGAGCTGACAATAATACATTAATATTTAGAAATGCTGGTGCAAATGTGAAGGAATTTATAAATAGATTAAAGGAGATTAAACCAGATGAAATAATATATTTACCACATACTGATTGCGCGGCAATGAAACTGGTGTTTAATGTTATAAAAAACAATGATAAAGTAAATGAAGAGGCCGAAAATAAGTTAGTTGAGCAGTTTAGAAAAGTCAAGTTTGAGACATTAGAGGAATTGGAAAGAATAAATGTTTCAATAAATGAGGAGATGTTAAAACAGATTACAAATAATATCAAGACTGAGTTAATAGACGTAAGTAAATTAAAATGGCCTAATAAAATAACAAAGGTTTATTTCTATTTACCAAACATGAGAGCAAAAGAAGTTGGTGCATATATATTGCAATCGTCCTCCCTAAGTGATGTTTCTGCTGATATTTACATAGCTAAAGAAAAGTTAGGATTTAAGGAAATTTATGATTGCTCAACTGGTAATTGTAAGCAAATTTAG
- a CDS encoding MBL fold metallo-hydrolase: MKFTKNIEVIPGSPNTLIYDNRIVIDLGGKNSNLDINAEVQLATHGHSDHIAGLLKKAKVKYLPKEDYWALTLMGRRAMIYGFSSKDSPLFIYDFIKEDLSEDFKDVEIQKIKLPGHTPGHTAYIIDNLLYAGDAFFGQKVLENFGVPFYTDFWEALNSLYKLKELIKSVDYVVIAHGPIYTNKKKMEELLDFNISFNERLVQKVKDLITGNEMTAEEVTYRISGNKDVGNILLNSVTIKSILFQVAKNVKVSDKGILFSA, encoded by the coding sequence TTGAAATTTACTAAAAATATAGAAGTTATTCCAGGAAGTCCTAATACTCTAATTTATGATAATAGAATTGTAATAGACCTTGGAGGTAAAAACTCAAACCTCGATATAAACGCTGAAGTCCAATTAGCAACTCATGGACATAGCGATCATATTGCTGGGTTATTAAAAAAAGCTAAGGTTAAGTATTTACCTAAAGAAGACTACTGGGCTTTAACATTAATGGGAAGAAGGGCTATGATTTACGGTTTTAGTTCTAAAGACTCGCCCTTGTTCATATATGATTTCATAAAAGAGGACTTGAGCGAAGATTTTAAAGATGTAGAAATACAGAAAATAAAATTGCCCGGTCATACTCCAGGCCATACAGCTTACATAATAGATAACTTGCTTTATGCCGGTGATGCGTTCTTTGGACAAAAAGTGCTTGAAAATTTTGGAGTACCTTTTTATACTGACTTTTGGGAAGCATTAAATTCTCTTTATAAACTAAAAGAGTTGATTAAGAGTGTTGATTATGTGGTTATAGCTCATGGTCCAATTTATACCAATAAGAAGAAGATGGAAGAGTTATTAGATTTTAATATCTCGTTTAATGAGAGGCTAGTTCAAAAAGTCAAAGATCTGATCACTGGAAACGAAATGACTGCTGAGGAGGTAACTTATCGTATTTCTGGTAATAAGGATGTTGGAAATATTCTTTTAAATTCAGTTACGATAAAATCTATTCTATTTCAAGTAGCTAAAAACGTTAAGGTTAGCGATAAAGGAATTTTGTTTTCAGCTTGA
- a CDS encoding DUF929 domain-containing protein: MKLKNVIILSAVTLFILLLILPYLLQPFEVPLNTFFKVSNIDYAEGNFTCIVFISWYGCPYGATDSWILYAFLSHYGKISFNISYSDPNDIYPNTPAIIFLNFTPKSFIHFKFLYLYNRYLNATANGTIVNNFVYYGLEMIKTEFPQFYPYVREYITEKWASGSFFQPVAYMGNPPHIPTFIIISDKKGTYMLIGHIVSPSYFSEYNATYLLKNYNDLSFIQEGVNILEEYIG; encoded by the coding sequence GTGAAATTAAAAAACGTAATTATTCTATCGGCTGTAACACTTTTTATCTTACTATTGATTCTTCCATATTTACTTCAACCTTTTGAAGTACCTCTTAATACTTTCTTTAAAGTGAGTAATATAGATTATGCAGAAGGTAATTTCACATGTATCGTTTTTATTAGCTGGTATGGTTGTCCTTATGGTGCTACGGATAGTTGGATACTCTATGCTTTTTTATCTCATTATGGAAAAATTTCTTTTAACATTTCATATTCAGATCCAAACGATATTTATCCAAATACTCCAGCAATAATTTTCTTAAACTTTACTCCAAAATCATTTATTCACTTCAAGTTCCTCTACCTTTATAACCGTTACCTCAACGCTACTGCTAACGGAACTATAGTGAATAATTTCGTATATTATGGTCTTGAGATGATAAAAACAGAATTTCCACAATTCTATCCTTATGTAAGAGAATATATAACTGAAAAATGGGCCTCTGGAAGTTTCTTTCAACCAGTAGCTTATATGGGAAATCCACCTCATATTCCAACTTTTATAATTATTAGCGATAAAAAGGGGACTTATATGCTAATAGGACATATTGTAAGTCCCAGCTATTTCTCTGAATATAATGCAACTTATTTGCTTAAGAACTATAATGACTTATCATTTATACAAGAAGGAGTTAATATACTGGAAGAATACATAGGTTAA
- a CDS encoding TenA family protein, with protein sequence MRFSEFLRENSPWEEYVNHEFVREMIDGTLPQKKFRYYLLQDAKYVEEMLRALLRASALAPLDKSLRLLHVILSSRDKGTEVNNYLYSRLGITQDEIRRTKMNDVNYAYTRHLNYWAERSWELFLVAWTPCMWGYFEIGKKVVNSSNELYKVWASFYSSDDYKKRVDIILENLNSIEVDKDLSLEIFNRSVKYEIQFWDSALMI encoded by the coding sequence ATGAGATTTTCAGAATTCTTGAGAGAAAACTCACCTTGGGAGGAATATGTTAACCATGAATTTGTAAGAGAAATGATTGACGGTACACTTCCACAGAAGAAATTTAGATATTATTTATTGCAAGATGCTAAATACGTTGAGGAAATGTTAAGAGCTCTATTAAGGGCTTCTGCTCTAGCCCCCCTAGATAAATCATTGAGACTATTACATGTAATTTTATCAAGTAGAGATAAAGGGACGGAAGTTAATAACTATCTTTACTCAAGGCTTGGGATAACTCAAGACGAGATCAGAAGAACTAAAATGAATGATGTAAATTACGCTTATACAAGGCATTTAAACTATTGGGCAGAAAGAAGTTGGGAATTATTTCTAGTTGCATGGACTCCTTGCATGTGGGGTTATTTTGAGATAGGTAAAAAAGTAGTAAATTCTAGTAACGAATTGTACAAAGTCTGGGCTTCTTTCTATTCTTCAGATGATTACAAAAAGAGAGTTGACATAATATTAGAAAATCTAAACTCAATTGAAGTAGATAAGGATTTGTCCTTAGAAATATTTAACAGAAGTGTAAAATATGAAATACAATTTTGGGATTCAGCATTAATGATTTAA
- a CDS encoding RsmB/NOP family class I SAM-dependent RNA methyltransferase has product MKIHNDFSHMNRKIEAFSLAIELIKKMKIQPEKAFDISFKKMKLKDNRGTLYQEFLRVIRNYYYYSELYPDKEIEEIVRYSLKEDKITLPQWVKERLSYIKSDDFSKLFYKKTWIRVNTLKANVKEIISSLMKKGFELVKDDFDFLFQITRSPFRISRTEEFQKGEIVIQDKASVYVVTLLDPKPYERILEVGSAPGMKTSLIQQLTNNKAYVIALDISKKRILVQRELMEKLGVENYELIVADGENLPIKEVDKILIDAPCSNSGTINADPSVFLRLNKNDVIKLSRLQKEILREASKLHKPVVYSTCSLFPEEGEKIVEKYSDYLIKLTDDPTHYGYMRSKVWLRVMRFYPHIHGTEGFFISKIDFSK; this is encoded by the coding sequence ATGAAAATACACAATGATTTTTCCCATATGAACAGAAAAATAGAAGCTTTTTCTCTAGCTATAGAACTCATTAAGAAAATGAAAATTCAGCCTGAAAAAGCATTTGATATTTCATTTAAGAAAATGAAACTAAAAGATAATAGAGGAACTTTGTATCAAGAATTTTTGCGGGTTATTAGAAATTATTATTATTATTCCGAATTATATCCCGATAAAGAAATAGAAGAGATTGTGAGATATTCACTTAAAGAAGATAAGATAACATTACCACAATGGGTTAAGGAAAGATTATCCTATATAAAATCAGATGATTTCTCGAAACTTTTTTACAAAAAAACTTGGATTAGGGTTAATACTTTGAAGGCTAATGTTAAAGAGATTATTAGTTCATTAATGAAAAAAGGCTTTGAATTAGTAAAAGATGACTTTGACTTTCTATTTCAAATAACTCGTTCCCCTTTTAGAATATCTAGGACTGAAGAGTTTCAGAAAGGCGAAATTGTAATACAAGATAAGGCTAGTGTTTATGTTGTTACACTACTTGATCCTAAACCTTATGAAAGAATTTTAGAAGTAGGTAGTGCACCGGGAATGAAGACTTCTTTAATACAACAGCTAACTAATAATAAAGCTTATGTCATAGCCCTAGATATTTCTAAAAAGAGAATATTAGTTCAAAGGGAACTAATGGAAAAATTGGGTGTCGAAAATTATGAGTTAATCGTTGCTGATGGAGAAAATTTGCCAATAAAAGAAGTTGACAAAATTCTTATTGACGCTCCATGCAGTAATAGTGGGACTATAAACGCTGATCCTAGCGTTTTCTTAAGATTAAATAAGAATGATGTAATTAAACTTTCAAGATTACAAAAGGAAATTTTAAGAGAAGCTTCAAAGTTGCATAAACCAGTAGTGTACTCGACATGTTCTCTATTCCCGGAAGAAGGAGAAAAAATAGTAGAGAAATATTCAGATTATTTAATTAAGCTTACGGATGATCCTACCCATTATGGTTATATGAGAAGTAAAGTTTGGTTAAGAGTAATGAGATTTTATCCTCACATTCATGGTACTGAAGGATTTTTTATATCAAAAATAGATTTTTCTAAGTGA
- a CDS encoding dihydrolipoyl dehydrogenase encodes MKYDVTVIGAGGGGYPGAFRLAKSGYNVLMADPKGELGGNCLYSGCVPSKTVREMAQLIWRINRVLKQESKVNFERIQDHKDFVQETRFRQHKRELSEYSTITFYKGVIRIKDPNHVIIKTEDKEIEAETKYMIIASGSEPFKPQFPGNEYCITSDDLYSYKTSLRKLPQDMVIIGGGYIAIETASIFNILGVKTHLLVRGDRVLRGFEDEIVNTLLPIIKLDIIYNAPVLEVRKIKEDEFEVIYSSKDGAKKSIRTNLVLLATGRKPVLPEGIENTGIALDKRGYIVVDNAMRTNLPGVFATGDVNGKAPYFHAAVRMSIAAAYNIMANGSPIDYVDYKSIPVTIYSVPSASYVGIMPSEAKRMGIDIMEATYNMEDEVMAQMYDEREGMLKLIFEKGSLRLIGAWMVGVHSQYLINELGQAVLHGLTAKQLASFADQHPSTNEIIAYAARKVL; translated from the coding sequence ATGAAATATGATGTAACTGTTATTGGTGCTGGAGGCGGGGGTTACCCCGGTGCATTTAGACTAGCTAAATCTGGATATAATGTATTAATGGCTGACCCTAAGGGAGAATTAGGAGGAAACTGCCTTTATAGTGGTTGTGTCCCATCAAAGACTGTTAGAGAAATGGCACAATTAATTTGGAGAATAAATAGAGTACTAAAGCAAGAAAGTAAAGTAAATTTTGAAAGAATACAAGACCATAAAGATTTTGTTCAAGAGACAAGATTTAGACAACATAAAAGAGAACTTTCTGAGTATAGTACTATAACATTTTATAAAGGAGTGATTAGGATAAAGGATCCTAATCATGTAATCATAAAGACCGAAGATAAAGAAATAGAAGCAGAGACAAAATATATGATCATTGCTTCGGGTAGTGAACCATTTAAACCACAATTCCCTGGTAACGAATATTGTATAACAAGTGACGATTTATATAGTTATAAGACTTCACTAAGAAAATTACCGCAAGACATGGTTATAATCGGTGGTGGTTATATTGCTATTGAAACAGCTTCAATATTTAATATTTTAGGTGTCAAAACTCATTTGTTAGTTAGAGGCGACAGAGTACTAAGAGGGTTTGAAGACGAAATAGTTAATACCTTGTTACCAATTATAAAACTTGATATAATTTATAACGCACCAGTTCTTGAAGTAAGGAAAATTAAGGAAGATGAATTTGAAGTCATATATAGTAGTAAAGATGGTGCAAAGAAAAGTATTAGAACAAATTTAGTCCTACTAGCTACTGGTAGAAAACCAGTATTGCCAGAAGGAATAGAGAATACCGGAATTGCTTTAGATAAAAGAGGGTATATAGTTGTTGATAACGCAATGAGGACAAATCTTCCGGGTGTTTTTGCTACTGGTGACGTTAATGGTAAAGCACCATACTTTCATGCCGCAGTAAGAATGAGCATCGCTGCAGCCTATAATATTATGGCAAATGGTTCTCCCATAGATTATGTAGATTACAAAAGCATACCAGTTACAATTTATTCAGTTCCTTCAGCTTCTTATGTAGGAATAATGCCAAGCGAGGCTAAAAGGATGGGAATTGATATCATGGAGGCAACATATAATATGGAAGATGAAGTAATGGCACAGATGTATGATGAGAGAGAAGGTATGTTAAAACTAATCTTTGAAAAGGGTAGCTTAAGATTAATAGGTGCTTGGATGGTTGGAGTACATTCTCAATATCTAATTAATGAACTTGGACAAGCAGTACTTCATGGTTTAACTGCAAAACAGTTAGCAAGTTTTGCAGACCAACACCCTTCAACAAATGAGATTATTGCATATGCTGCAAGGAAAGTTCTATAA
- a CDS encoding serine/threonine-protein kinase has product MNRELLATSILATAGTIIIYITSSSFLFLYPLLLLGLLFSYIGSFYRYVTPAAFLLSLIPLFFIKSIYTLIGIAIGILGILIPWVWELVALIGYLILLLFPNLGSSINIQPIIFAYAIYSTLGFANVRAITGKGYPAVVKIEGLNNCYAEVNGVFTKINSIVKDKKRVEMRLCPQYFNGTYYIPDTATITAKEGQVKVVKFSATSNLPIDKFPHCFSYFYAKGLPMNASWSIIINNIEYTSKDSNSPIIVPMPNVLEVIWNAKDIIIGNIVFKPLTYSGVAKRGEKIIIEYSSYVTQQQVVLPSQQQKNLPPLDKWDPNLWIGKELYGYRVVSVIGSGGSGYVLKAEKDNVFYAVKVFSLSQLSRAQLTISASSSFDEMFKESETLKQLSRNPKFVTILGFYIDSNNIKSALKGDVNTYYNYPPAIVMEFMEGGTAKDLLTTAIIYSTYWSLIVKEIIREIAYALDFLHSKGFVHLDVKPENIFFSRNLGNNPEEIYKNISSSIKLGDLGSAVRIGEKFYQATPSYSPPDQIEAIITGKGADPKMDIFALGMTAYVLLTGKNDNPVSDYLNKAIDAYMVGNIGEALKLIQNAKQILISWRPILPQNAPNELTKVIAYSININPASRPSAKQIIDLLR; this is encoded by the coding sequence ATGAATAGGGAATTACTTGCTACATCTATTTTAGCCACAGCTGGTACGATTATCATATACATAACTTCTTCCAGTTTCCTCTTTCTATACCCCTTACTTCTTCTTGGTCTTCTATTTTCCTATATAGGTTCATTTTACAGATACGTAACTCCAGCTGCATTCTTACTTTCCCTAATCCCTTTATTTTTTATTAAATCTATTTATACATTAATTGGAATTGCTATAGGAATTCTAGGTATACTAATTCCTTGGGTATGGGAATTAGTTGCTCTAATCGGTTATTTAATATTACTTTTATTCCCTAATTTAGGATCAAGCATTAATATACAACCTATAATATTCGCTTACGCAATTTACTCAACTCTCGGCTTTGCAAATGTTAGAGCAATTACTGGAAAAGGATATCCTGCAGTTGTAAAAATTGAAGGCTTAAATAACTGTTATGCAGAAGTTAACGGTGTCTTTACGAAAATTAATAGCATTGTAAAGGACAAAAAAAGAGTTGAAATGAGATTATGCCCTCAGTACTTTAATGGTACATATTATATACCAGACACTGCAACAATAACAGCTAAAGAAGGTCAAGTTAAAGTGGTAAAGTTTTCAGCTACCAGTAACTTACCAATAGATAAATTTCCTCATTGTTTCTCGTACTTTTATGCTAAAGGTTTACCAATGAATGCCTCATGGTCTATAATTATTAATAATATAGAATATACTTCGAAGGACTCTAATTCACCAATAATAGTCCCAATGCCAAATGTTTTAGAAGTTATATGGAATGCAAAGGATATAATAATAGGCAATATTGTATTTAAGCCTTTAACTTATTCGGGAGTTGCAAAAAGGGGAGAGAAGATTATTATCGAGTATAGTAGTTACGTTACACAACAACAAGTTGTTTTACCATCTCAACAGCAAAAGAATTTACCACCTTTAGATAAGTGGGATCCTAATTTGTGGATCGGAAAAGAACTCTATGGATATAGAGTTGTTTCAGTCATTGGTTCTGGTGGTAGTGGTTATGTTTTAAAAGCTGAGAAAGATAATGTTTTCTATGCAGTAAAGGTTTTCTCCCTATCCCAATTATCGCGTGCACAACTCACTATATCTGCTTCTTCAAGTTTTGATGAAATGTTTAAAGAGTCTGAGACATTAAAGCAACTGTCAAGAAATCCAAAATTTGTAACAATTTTAGGTTTTTACATAGATTCGAATAATATTAAATCAGCATTAAAGGGAGACGTTAATACATATTATAACTATCCACCCGCAATAGTGATGGAGTTTATGGAAGGAGGTACAGCAAAGGACTTATTGACAACAGCAATTATATACTCTACGTATTGGTCTCTTATTGTTAAAGAGATTATTAGAGAGATTGCATATGCCTTGGACTTTCTCCATTCAAAAGGGTTTGTACATCTTGATGTAAAACCGGAAAATATTTTCTTTTCTAGAAATTTAGGAAATAATCCAGAAGAAATATATAAGAATATTTCAAGTTCAATAAAATTAGGAGATTTAGGCTCTGCTGTAAGAATAGGCGAAAAATTTTATCAAGCTACCCCTTCTTATTCTCCTCCAGATCAAATAGAAGCTATAATTACAGGTAAGGGAGCTGATCCTAAAATGGATATATTTGCACTAGGAATGACAGCTTATGTATTACTCACTGGTAAAAATGATAACCCTGTTTCTGACTATCTAAATAAGGCGATCGATGCATATATGGTTGGCAATATTGGAGAAGCATTAAAACTTATACAGAATGCCAAGCAAATACTAATTTCCTGGAGGCCTATATTGCCTCAAAATGCACCAAATGAACTTACTAAAGTGATAGCATATAGTATAAACATTAATCCGGCAAGTAGGCCTTCAGCAAAACAAATAATTGACTTACTTAGATAA
- a CDS encoding DUF4898 domain-containing protein, whose product MINLDSYVEINIKDMVKIVGCNECYLYKFNLILDYSKFLNFIISGKKTLAIILPSGRSDREVLISISKNIARSKNISLYAFLSDLLREDSFIICYSR is encoded by the coding sequence ATGATCAACCTAGACAGTTACGTTGAAATAAACATTAAGGACATGGTTAAAATAGTTGGTTGTAATGAATGTTATTTATATAAATTTAATTTAATTTTAGATTATTCAAAATTTTTAAATTTTATTATCTCTGGTAAAAAGACTTTAGCTATTATTTTACCTTCCGGTAGAAGTGATCGTGAAGTGCTTATATCAATATCTAAAAATATCGCAAGAAGCAAAAATATATCATTATATGCTTTTCTGAGTGATCTATTAAGGGAAGACAGTTTCATAATCTGTTATAGTAGATAG
- a CDS encoding class I SAM-dependent methyltransferase, whose protein sequence is MFSKINFPEKKILEITGGTGIDGIALAKSLIDRNFEVNKLIITDLREKALEKAKEFSRKELGFEAETHVLDAREIHKLGVKADVILMSGNSHPHFSTLDMIKFLSSASLSLKDDGILLIQGMTMFLHIINVGYKHVLLEKVTDNKILISLHVGYDEIKGTVRRVYIDLISGKRANIGLKFWDFAEMLGLCKIFFRETSLEKTD, encoded by the coding sequence ATCTTTTCAAAAATCAATTTCCCAGAAAAAAAAATCTTAGAAATAACTGGGGGAACAGGTATAGATGGTATTGCACTAGCAAAGTCGTTAATAGATAGAAATTTTGAGGTAAACAAGTTAATTATTACGGATTTAAGAGAAAAAGCATTAGAGAAAGCGAAAGAATTCTCAAGGAAGGAATTAGGTTTTGAGGCTGAAACTCATGTACTAGATGCAAGAGAAATTCATAAGCTAGGAGTTAAGGCTGATGTAATTTTAATGTCCGGTAATTCTCATCCACACTTTTCAACTTTAGATATGATTAAGTTCCTCTCTTCTGCATCTCTAAGCCTTAAAGATGACGGAATTTTATTAATCCAGGGCATGACCATGTTTTTGCATATTATTAACGTAGGTTATAAGCATGTTTTGCTAGAAAAGGTAACTGATAATAAGATACTAATTTCATTACATGTAGGTTATGATGAGATTAAGGGAACAGTTAGGAGAGTTTACATAGATTTAATTAGTGGAAAGAGAGCTAATATAGGCTTGAAGTTCTGGGATTTTGCAGAAATGTTAGGATTATGCAAGATTTTCTTCAGAGAAACTTCTTTGGAGAAAACAGATTGA
- a CDS encoding cbb3-type cytochrome c oxidase subunit I yields MNGLTKFIVNLFQLDKDWVTKITMAMIVLSLIWGLLGVIDALMVRVQEATWGLMQLLPLTPQEYYASITLHGMRDLFGFAQQLEFAIFTYFTFKMLNIQPRAKWIYNLAFILFNISFMLLEGPILITAAQGFDNYFPAEGWYYLSPLGIPNYSLYVVSPLWYYGWMLIDIATYMQTIWLIYHYYIASKTTKEKLPIFLVFVLMDILLYAIGYSGETVANVWDILAFAGVVGLNVIANQIAFGILWHAVVYMAWLPAVAAMYLLIPTLANKPLYSDKMGRVSAVLYLIFSNNVPIHHLYMVDLPIAIKVLTEILTYGVVLPSLMTFLNLWATAKGAQVSWNILTAFTVMSFTGSIFSGVTGISNATITFDAVIHETMWVVGHFHGFILLSIVPAGFAILYLMVPMMTGKQWYSTKLMWIHFWGYLIGSSMVVIGFDELGLTGLIRRAETYPLTPTFISGEVLSALGAIIADLATVAWLFNVILTLTRGRNAVVTSLQDSINIVMAQSTVSRLEIEKITRKLKI; encoded by the coding sequence ATGAATGGTTTAACAAAATTCATCGTGAACCTATTCCAGTTAGATAAAGACTGGGTAACAAAAATAACAATGGCTATGATTGTGCTAAGTCTTATCTGGGGATTACTGGGAGTTATTGACGCTCTAATGGTTAGAGTACAAGAAGCAACCTGGGGTTTAATGCAGTTATTACCCTTAACACCACAGGAGTATTATGCTTCTATAACGCTTCATGGTATGAGAGACTTATTTGGTTTCGCACAGCAACTTGAATTTGCAATTTTTACTTATTTCACATTTAAAATGCTAAATATACAACCAAGAGCAAAGTGGATATACAATCTTGCATTTATACTTTTCAACATCTCGTTTATGTTACTTGAAGGACCAATTCTAATAACAGCAGCTCAGGGATTTGATAACTATTTTCCCGCTGAAGGCTGGTATTATTTATCACCTCTTGGAATCCCCAATTACTCACTCTATGTAGTTTCACCATTATGGTATTATGGTTGGATGTTAATTGACATAGCAACATATATGCAGACTATCTGGCTGATCTATCATTATTACATAGCAAGTAAGACTACTAAAGAAAAGTTGCCAATATTTCTAGTGTTTGTGTTAATGGATATATTACTCTATGCTATAGGATACTCTGGTGAAACTGTTGCTAATGTTTGGGATATATTAGCTTTCGCTGGTGTTGTTGGATTAAATGTAATTGCTAACCAAATTGCATTTGGAATCCTCTGGCATGCTGTAGTTTATATGGCCTGGCTACCAGCTGTTGCTGCAATGTATTTATTAATTCCAACTTTAGCTAATAAACCTCTTTACAGTGATAAAATGGGTAGAGTATCTGCAGTACTTTACTTAATATTTTCCAACAACGTACCCATTCATCATTTATACATGGTCGATTTGCCAATAGCAATAAAGGTTCTTACTGAGATACTTACTTATGGGGTAGTTTTACCTTCATTAATGACGTTCCTTAACTTATGGGCTACGGCTAAAGGTGCACAAGTTTCATGGAATATTCTTACAGCATTTACTGTTATGTCATTTACTGGTTCAATATTCTCTGGAGTAACTGGAATCTCTAATGCAACAATAACTTTTGATGCCGTGATCCATGAAACTATGTGGGTTGTTGGTCATTTCCACGGTTTTATATTACTCTCTATAGTTCCAGCTGGTTTTGCAATACTATATTTAATGGTACCAATGATGACTGGAAAGCAATGGTATTCCACAAAGCTAATGTGGATTCATTTTTGGGGTTATCTGATTGGTTCTTCAATGGTAGTTATAGGGTTTGATGAACTAGGTCTAACCGGTTTAATTAGAAGAGCCGAAACTTATCCTTTAACTCCTACATTCATTTCTGGTGAAGTTTTATCAGCTCTTGGTGCAATAATAGCTGATTTAGCTACAGTTGCTTGGTTATTTAATGTTATTTTAACTTTAACTAGGGGAAGGAATGCTGTAGTCACAAGTTTACAAGATTCAATCAATATTGTTATGGCTCAATCTACTGTATCTAGGTTAGAAATTGAAAAAATAACAAGAAAATTAAAAATTTAA
- a CDS encoding IS110 family transposase, protein MVETLSEAQSSECGVTYPYHRTEHCDKIHGYRCDKEVGVLGIDVSKDYLITSRGRVRKYENNLKGYEEILEMKPCTIVLEPTGVYSIKPSQYFKEKGIRVLQVSPNVLSREKDFREKKTDFYDAEKLENMVDKAKEYEYNPLRELVTLYLFLKDIETKYKNRLKRALFLVSDNDKISKERLEKLAMGDFTQEELYQLEYTPLVLEEIKILAKNLLETQERLKEVRRMIEGQVPQDHVLLTIPGVGRLAAGVIIGVVGDVRRFPKPESFVAYCGLDPVVERSGRAVISKGIPKRGNRYLRSLFYFLAEMNYSRNPTLLKFYESHKDKLRGKKLYTALARKLARIVWSVWYNNKPYEAK, encoded by the coding sequence ATGGTCGAGACATTATCTGAAGCACAGTCTTCGGAGTGTGGCGTGACCTACCCCTACCATCGGACTGAACATTGTGATAAAATTCACGGATATAGGTGTGATAAAGAGGTAGGGGTATTAGGAATAGATGTATCAAAAGATTATTTAATTACAAGTAGGGGGAGGGTGAGAAAATACGAGAACAACTTGAAGGGTTATGAGGAAATACTTGAAATGAAACCTTGCACAATAGTCCTAGAGCCAACTGGAGTATACTCAATAAAGCCTTCCCAATACTTCAAGGAAAAAGGAATAAGAGTACTACAAGTAAGCCCAAACGTGCTATCAAGGGAAAAGGACTTCAGGGAAAAGAAAACAGATTTTTACGACGCAGAAAAATTAGAAAACATGGTCGACAAGGCAAAGGAGTACGAGTATAACCCCTTAAGAGAACTAGTAACACTCTACCTCTTCCTAAAGGACATAGAGACGAAATACAAGAATAGGCTAAAAAGGGCACTATTCCTAGTAAGTGATAATGATAAGATAAGCAAGGAGAGGCTGGAAAAACTTGCAATGGGCGACTTTACACAAGAAGAACTATACCAACTTGAATACACCCCCTTAGTACTTGAGGAAATCAAAATCCTGGCTAAAAACCTCCTAGAAACTCAAGAGAGGTTGAAGGAGGTTAGGAGGATGATTGAGGGGCAAGTCCCTCAAGACCACGTCCTATTAACGATACCAGGTGTTGGGAGGCTTGCAGCTGGGGTTATTATTGGTGTTGTTGGTGATGTTAGGCGTTTTCCCAAGCCAGAATCATTTGTTGCTTATTGTGGTCTTGATCCCGTTGTGGAGAGGAGCGGTAGGGCTGTGATAAGTAAGGGAATTCCCAAGAGGGGTAATAGATACTTGCGTAGCTTGTTTTATTTTCTTGCAGAGATGAATTATTCTAGGAACCCAACCTTATTGAAGTTTTATGAGTCTCATAAGGATAAGCTTAGGGGTAAGAAGTTGTACACTGCCTTAGCTAGGAAGTTGGCTAGGATTGTGTGGAGTGTTTGGTATAATAATAAGCCTTATGAGGCCAAATAA